The proteins below come from a single Pelagibaculum spongiae genomic window:
- a CDS encoding YajQ family cyclic di-GMP-binding protein, producing the protein MPSFDVVSEIDKQEATNAVDQAKRQLTTRWDFKGVDASFELNDMAITLLAAEEFQLEQMKQVLEPCLIKRGIKVSCLEYSEPQGSGKQMKTVATMQCGIDKDLGRKVVKLIKESKIKVQPALQGDQVRVTGKARDDLQQVMSLLKESEQIALPLQFKNFKD; encoded by the coding sequence ATGCCTTCTTTTGACGTGGTATCAGAAATCGATAAGCAGGAAGCCACTAACGCCGTGGATCAAGCCAAGCGACAGCTGACTACCCGCTGGGACTTTAAAGGTGTCGATGCCAGCTTTGAACTGAATGACATGGCAATTACATTGTTGGCTGCAGAAGAGTTTCAACTGGAGCAGATGAAGCAAGTACTTGAGCCTTGTCTGATCAAACGCGGCATCAAGGTCAGCTGCCTGGAATACTCAGAACCTCAAGGTAGCGGCAAGCAAATGAAAACGGTTGCCACTATGCAATGTGGTATTGATAAAGATCTCGGCCGAAAAGTGGTCAAGCTGATCAAGGAAAGTAAGATTAAAGTTCAACCTGCTTTGCAGGGTGACCAGGTTCGCGTCACCGGCAAGGCCCGCGATGACCTGCAACAAGTTATGAGCCTGCTAAAAGAAAGCGAGCAAATTGCACTGCCACTGCAGTTCAAGAATTTCAAAGATTGA